One window of the Triticum dicoccoides isolate Atlit2015 ecotype Zavitan chromosome 3B, WEW_v2.0, whole genome shotgun sequence genome contains the following:
- the LOC119281951 gene encoding protein FAR1-RELATED SEQUENCE 5-like isoform X2 has product MVTSCRYVCAKEGRRVQDKRDHLTKNPRAETRTDCDVHMCLSLDRVAGHYEVVEVVLAHNHGVYLPQTFHLMSSQRRISELQAVEIEAADDSGIRPRHAHDLASRLVGGPMNLSYTPRDHKNHLQSRRQRELAYGQAGSMLKYFQQNHLQSRRQRELAYGQAENPSFQYTLQLDSEEQISTIFWADAKMCIDYAYFGDVIAFDTTFGTNKEYRPFGVFVGFNHFRETVIFGAALLFDETRGSFKWLFEAFVEAHNGKQPRAIFTDQDTAMGLAVGDVFTQAWHGLCTYHIMQNAVKHLCNSKVEESKKEEDEEPHILLDFSACMYNIEDKAAFEEAFDIMRNKVDKKKASWLDSIYKLKEKWTECYMRDVFTLGMRSTQLSESFNSDLKKHLKSDFDIIRFLKHFERAVRGKRNKELDAEFEATKKLPRIGMETPMLLQTSEAYTPTIFEAFKSEYRRSMAACSRALDGDNTYAVTIVRANGDLSSELERIVVGDPLEQTASCSCFQFKRTEVLCVHALKVLDLMNIKLLPNHYLLKRWTREAKSETIQDTKGRDIIEDPKLDAMLRYKFVSHKFHDFASEAASDPECILLVDNALDILAKQVREKLRISRSILSESSNVRPNVQQDEGLLSSARLKKKEVQPKSSKRHKPWIEKTRKYKKKDPKESSQEKENQVGGETQATTENANNASNAFRSYTDLLMGSNGIDDMDFGDLL; this is encoded by the exons ATGGTAACTTCATGTAGATATGTGTGTGCAAAGGAGGGTCGTCGAGTACAAGACAAGAGGGATCATCTCACAAAGAACCCTAGAGCTGAAACAAGAACAGATTGTGATGTCCATATGTGTCTTTCATTAGATCGAGTGGCAGGACATTATGAAGTGGTGGAGGTAGTGCTTGCTCACAATCATGGTGTCTACTTACCACAAACTTTCCATTTGATGTCATCACAACGGAGGATTTCAGAATTGCAAGCCGTTGAAATTGAGGCTGCCGATGACTCTGGAATTAGGCCAAGGCATGCACATGACTTGGCTAGTCGCCTTGTTGGGGGGCCAATGAATCTCAGCTACACGCCTCGTGATCACAAAAATCACTTGCAGAGCAGGCGCCAAAGAGAGTTAGCATATGGTCAGGCGGGAAGCATGTTGAAGTATTTTCAACAAAATCACTTGCAGAGCAGGCGCCAAAGAGAGTTAGCATATGGTCAGGCTGAGAATCCGTCTTTCCAGTATACTTTACAATTGGATTCCGAAGAACAAATAAGTACTATATTCTGGGCTGATGCAAAGATGTGCATTGATTATGCATACTTTGGAGATGTTATCGCCTTTGACACTACTTTTGGCACAAACAAAGAATATAGGCCTTTTGGTGTTTTCGTCGGATTCAATCATTTTAGAGAGACCGTTATTTTTGGTGCTGCTCTTTTGTTTGATGAAACACGTGGCTCTTTCAAATGGTTATTTGAGGCTTTTGTAGAGGCACACAACGGAAAGCAACCTAGAGCTATATTTACCGATCAAGACACGGCAATGGGATTGGCTGTTGGGGATGTTTTCACCCAAGCATGGCATGGCTTGTGCACCTACCACATCATGCAAAATGCCGTCAAGCACTTGTGCAATAGCAAAGTTGAAGAATCAAaaaaagaggaagatgaagaacctcatatCCTCTTAGATTTCAGCGCTTGTATGTATAATATTGAGGACAAGGCAGCCTTTGAAGAGGCATTTGACATCATGAGAAATAAGGTGGATAAGAAGAAGGCCTCATGGCTAGATAGCATCTACAAGTTAAAAGAAAAGTGGACTGAATGTTACATGAGGGATGTTTTCACATTGGGAATGAGAAGCACACAATTAAGTGAGAGTTTCAATAGTGATTTGAAAAAACATCTCAAATCAGATTTTGACATCATTCGCTTCTTAAAACATTTTGAAAGGGCTGTGCGAGGAAAAAGAAACAAGGAGCTAGATGCAGAATTTGAAGCTACTAAAAAGCTGCCTAGAATAGGGATGGAGACTCCTATGTTGTTGCAAACAAGCGAAGCTTACACACCGACCATATTTGAAGCATTCAAATCTGAATATAGAAGATCCATGGCTGCATGTAGTAGAGCATTGGATGGAGATAATACATATGCTGTTACAATTGTGAGGGCTAATGGTGATTTGAGTTCCGAACTAGAGCGCATAGTTGTCGGTGATCCCTTGGAGCAAACGGCTTCTTGTAGCTGTTTTCAGTTTAAAAGGACCGAAGTATTGTGTGTGCATGCTTTAAAAGTTCTTGACTTGATGAATATCAAGTTATTGCCAAACCATTATCTTTTAAAGAGATGGACCCGAGAAGCAAAATCTGAAACTATACAAGATACCAAAGGAAGGGATATAATTGAAGATCCAAAATTGGATGCTATGTTGCGCTACAAGTTTGTTTctcacaaatttcatgattttgCAAGTGAAGCCGCAAGCGATCCGGAATGTATCTTGTTGGTGGACAATGCATTGGACATCCTTGCCAAGCAAGTACGGGAAAAACTGAGGATATCTAGAAGTATTTTGAGTGAATCCTCTAATGTGCGGCCTAATGTTCAACAAGATGAGGGTTTGCTTAGTTCTGCACGCCTCAAGAAAAAAGAGGTTCAACCGAAAAGTTCAAAGAGACATAAACCTTGGATCGAGAAGACACGCAAGTACAAAAAGAAAGACCCAAAGGAATCTAGC CAAGAGAAAGAGAATCAAGTTGGTGGAGAAACTCAAGCAACAACTGAAAATGCTAATAATGCCAGCAATGCATTCAGGAGCTACACAGACTTGCTAATG GGTTCTAATGGAATTGATGATATGGATTTTGGAGATCTTCTTTAG
- the LOC119281951 gene encoding protein FAR1-RELATED SEQUENCE 5-like isoform X1: MVTSCRYVCAKEGRRVQDKRDHLTKNPRAETRTDCDVHMCLSLDRVAGHYEVVEVVLAHNHGVYLPQTFHLMSSQRRISELQAVEIEAADDSGIRPRHAHDLASRLVGGPMNLSYTPRDHKNHLQSRRQRELAYGQAGSMLKYFQQNHLQSRRQRELAYGQAENPSFQYTLQLDSEEQISTIFWADAKMCIDYAYFGDVIAFDTTFGTNKEYRPFGVFVGFNHFRETVIFGAALLFDETRGSFKWLFEAFVEAHNGKQPRAIFTDQDTAMGLAVGDVFTQAWHGLCTYHIMQNAVKHLCNSKVEESKKEEDEEPHILLDFSACMYNIEDKAAFEEAFDIMRNKVDKKKASWLDSIYKLKEKWTECYMRDVFTLGMRSTQLSESFNSDLKKHLKSDFDIIRFLKHFERAVRGKRNKELDAEFEATKKLPRIGMETPMLLQTSEAYTPTIFEAFKSEYRRSMAACSRALDGDNTYAVTIVRANGDLSSELERIVVGDPLEQTASCSCFQFKRTEVLCVHALKVLDLMNIKLLPNHYLLKRWTREAKSETIQDTKGRDIIEDPKLDAMLRYKFVSHKFHDFASEAASDPECILLVDNALDILAKQVREKLRISRSILSESSNVRPNVQQDEGLLSSARLKKKEVQPKSSKRHKPWIEKTRKYKKKDPKESSQQEKENQVGGETQATTENANNASNAFRSYTDLLMGSNGIDDMDFGDLL; the protein is encoded by the exons ATGGTAACTTCATGTAGATATGTGTGTGCAAAGGAGGGTCGTCGAGTACAAGACAAGAGGGATCATCTCACAAAGAACCCTAGAGCTGAAACAAGAACAGATTGTGATGTCCATATGTGTCTTTCATTAGATCGAGTGGCAGGACATTATGAAGTGGTGGAGGTAGTGCTTGCTCACAATCATGGTGTCTACTTACCACAAACTTTCCATTTGATGTCATCACAACGGAGGATTTCAGAATTGCAAGCCGTTGAAATTGAGGCTGCCGATGACTCTGGAATTAGGCCAAGGCATGCACATGACTTGGCTAGTCGCCTTGTTGGGGGGCCAATGAATCTCAGCTACACGCCTCGTGATCACAAAAATCACTTGCAGAGCAGGCGCCAAAGAGAGTTAGCATATGGTCAGGCGGGAAGCATGTTGAAGTATTTTCAACAAAATCACTTGCAGAGCAGGCGCCAAAGAGAGTTAGCATATGGTCAGGCTGAGAATCCGTCTTTCCAGTATACTTTACAATTGGATTCCGAAGAACAAATAAGTACTATATTCTGGGCTGATGCAAAGATGTGCATTGATTATGCATACTTTGGAGATGTTATCGCCTTTGACACTACTTTTGGCACAAACAAAGAATATAGGCCTTTTGGTGTTTTCGTCGGATTCAATCATTTTAGAGAGACCGTTATTTTTGGTGCTGCTCTTTTGTTTGATGAAACACGTGGCTCTTTCAAATGGTTATTTGAGGCTTTTGTAGAGGCACACAACGGAAAGCAACCTAGAGCTATATTTACCGATCAAGACACGGCAATGGGATTGGCTGTTGGGGATGTTTTCACCCAAGCATGGCATGGCTTGTGCACCTACCACATCATGCAAAATGCCGTCAAGCACTTGTGCAATAGCAAAGTTGAAGAATCAAaaaaagaggaagatgaagaacctcatatCCTCTTAGATTTCAGCGCTTGTATGTATAATATTGAGGACAAGGCAGCCTTTGAAGAGGCATTTGACATCATGAGAAATAAGGTGGATAAGAAGAAGGCCTCATGGCTAGATAGCATCTACAAGTTAAAAGAAAAGTGGACTGAATGTTACATGAGGGATGTTTTCACATTGGGAATGAGAAGCACACAATTAAGTGAGAGTTTCAATAGTGATTTGAAAAAACATCTCAAATCAGATTTTGACATCATTCGCTTCTTAAAACATTTTGAAAGGGCTGTGCGAGGAAAAAGAAACAAGGAGCTAGATGCAGAATTTGAAGCTACTAAAAAGCTGCCTAGAATAGGGATGGAGACTCCTATGTTGTTGCAAACAAGCGAAGCTTACACACCGACCATATTTGAAGCATTCAAATCTGAATATAGAAGATCCATGGCTGCATGTAGTAGAGCATTGGATGGAGATAATACATATGCTGTTACAATTGTGAGGGCTAATGGTGATTTGAGTTCCGAACTAGAGCGCATAGTTGTCGGTGATCCCTTGGAGCAAACGGCTTCTTGTAGCTGTTTTCAGTTTAAAAGGACCGAAGTATTGTGTGTGCATGCTTTAAAAGTTCTTGACTTGATGAATATCAAGTTATTGCCAAACCATTATCTTTTAAAGAGATGGACCCGAGAAGCAAAATCTGAAACTATACAAGATACCAAAGGAAGGGATATAATTGAAGATCCAAAATTGGATGCTATGTTGCGCTACAAGTTTGTTTctcacaaatttcatgattttgCAAGTGAAGCCGCAAGCGATCCGGAATGTATCTTGTTGGTGGACAATGCATTGGACATCCTTGCCAAGCAAGTACGGGAAAAACTGAGGATATCTAGAAGTATTTTGAGTGAATCCTCTAATGTGCGGCCTAATGTTCAACAAGATGAGGGTTTGCTTAGTTCTGCACGCCTCAAGAAAAAAGAGGTTCAACCGAAAAGTTCAAAGAGACATAAACCTTGGATCGAGAAGACACGCAAGTACAAAAAGAAAGACCCAAAGGAATCTAGC CAGCAAGAGAAAGAGAATCAAGTTGGTGGAGAAACTCAAGCAACAACTGAAAATGCTAATAATGCCAGCAATGCATTCAGGAGCTACACAGACTTGCTAATG GGTTCTAATGGAATTGATGATATGGATTTTGGAGATCTTCTTTAG